One stretch of Niallia sp. XMNu-256 DNA includes these proteins:
- a CDS encoding nucleoside-diphosphate sugar epimerase/dehydratase has protein sequence MSYKKRIPFLVGLDSLIVLTSIFVGYLFLNPTMNVYTEPMIWASAISLLISHHLFASIYRLYQKAWQYASVGELIAIAKAVTFAVVVTAGIQLIIGNNVYFRVLGITWMLHIILIGGSRFSWRVFRDHFITPNPNRKRTLIVGAGSAGTMVARQLLKNKEADLYPVAFVDDDPFKYKLQIYGIDVKGKTEDIPSIVEKLKIQNIIIAIPSLTKTEMKRIYDQCSQTKAKTKILPLIEDLVTGKVSVSQIRDVEVEDLLGREPIELDMGIISDKLTGKTVLVTGAGGSIGSEICRQISRFSPKRLLLLGHGENSIYTIDMELRKQYGSEFEIVPIIADVQDRERMFDLMSQHKPDVVYHAAAHKHVPLMEYNPTEAVKNNIFGTRNVAEAADAFGVKNFVLISTDKAVNPPNVMGATKRFAEMIIQNLAKESKTKFVAVRFGNVLGSRGSVIPLFKKQIQAGGPITVTHPEITRYFMTIPEASRLVIQAGALARGGEVFVLDMGEPVKIVDLAKNLITLSGYSVEEIGIQFSGLRPGEKMYEELLNENEVQKEQVFPKIFIGKAEPMGKCELYEIVETLLDQTPVEMKETLVGIANTKFGEQKTLVRSL, from the coding sequence ATGAGTTATAAAAAGCGGATTCCGTTTTTAGTTGGTTTGGATTCGTTGATTGTCTTAACATCTATTTTTGTCGGCTATTTGTTTTTAAATCCAACGATGAATGTGTATACAGAGCCGATGATCTGGGCGAGTGCGATTTCGTTATTGATCAGTCATCATTTATTTGCTTCTATTTATCGCCTGTACCAAAAAGCGTGGCAGTATGCGAGTGTTGGAGAGTTAATTGCGATTGCAAAGGCTGTTACATTTGCCGTTGTGGTAACTGCAGGGATTCAATTAATCATTGGCAATAATGTATATTTCCGTGTTTTAGGGATTACATGGATGCTACATATCATTTTAATCGGTGGTTCTCGTTTTTCATGGAGGGTGTTTCGGGATCATTTTATTACACCCAATCCGAATCGAAAACGTACATTGATTGTTGGAGCTGGGTCTGCTGGGACGATGGTGGCTAGACAATTGTTGAAAAACAAGGAGGCCGATTTATATCCAGTTGCGTTTGTGGATGATGATCCGTTTAAGTACAAGCTACAAATCTATGGAATTGATGTAAAAGGGAAGACGGAAGATATTCCTTCGATTGTAGAAAAGTTAAAGATCCAGAATATCATCATTGCGATTCCATCTTTAACGAAAACAGAAATGAAAAGGATTTATGACCAATGTTCGCAAACAAAGGCAAAAACAAAGATTCTTCCATTAATTGAGGATTTAGTAACTGGGAAAGTGTCCGTGAGTCAAATTCGTGATGTGGAAGTAGAAGATTTGCTTGGTCGGGAACCGATTGAGTTGGATATGGGGATTATTTCGGATAAATTAACCGGGAAAACTGTCTTAGTTACAGGTGCTGGTGGATCCATTGGATCAGAAATATGCCGCCAGATCTCAAGGTTTTCTCCTAAGAGGCTGCTGCTTTTAGGTCATGGAGAAAATAGTATTTATACGATTGATATGGAACTCCGAAAACAGTATGGCAGTGAGTTTGAGATTGTACCAATAATTGCCGATGTCCAGGATCGTGAGCGGATGTTTGATCTTATGTCACAGCATAAACCAGATGTGGTTTATCATGCGGCAGCGCATAAGCATGTACCTTTGATGGAGTATAATCCGACCGAGGCGGTGAAGAATAATATTTTTGGGACTCGGAATGTGGCAGAAGCAGCGGATGCTTTTGGGGTCAAGAATTTCGTTCTTATTTCAACGGATAAGGCTGTGAATCCACCAAATGTGATGGGGGCTACAAAACGTTTTGCTGAGATGATTATTCAAAATTTGGCGAAGGAAAGCAAAACCAAATTTGTTGCGGTTCGGTTTGGGAATGTGCTTGGGAGTCGTGGAAGTGTAATTCCGTTGTTTAAGAAACAGATTCAAGCTGGTGGACCGATTACAGTGACACATCCTGAGATTACTCGTTATTTTATGACTATTCCTGAAGCCTCGCGGCTTGTGATACAGGCGGGGGCGTTGGCTCGTGGGGGAGAAGTGTTTGTCTTGGATATGGGCGAGCCTGTTAAAATTGTGGATCTTGCTAAGAACTTGATTACCCTTTCGGGTTATTCTGTTGAGGAGATTGGGATTCAATTTTCAGGGTTGCGGCCTGGGGAGAAGATGTATGAGGAACTGTTGAATGAGAATGAAGTGCAGAAGGAGCAAGTTTTCCCAAAAATCTTCATTGGAAAAGCAGAACCGATGGGTAAGTGTGAGCTCTATGAGATTGTTGAGACCCTTTTAGATCAGACCCCTGTTGAGATGAAGGAGACGCTTGTGGGGATTGCTAATACGAAGTTTGGAGAACAGAAAACTTTGGTTAGAAGTTTGTAA
- a CDS encoding CpsB/CapC family capsule biosynthesis tyrosine phosphatase codes for MIDIHCHILPGIDDGAQSVYESINMAREAVREGITTIIATPHKNNQYNNEKRDILEKVARLNETLSNEGIPLTILPGQEVRIYGEIIQDYLTGGRILPLNETNYLFVEFPSGSVPRYAERLFYELQTEGLIPIIVHPERNQAIIENPDLLYKFINNGALSQVTAGSLTGYFGKKIKKFSEQLIEADLIHFIASDAHNVRNRTFKMSDAMDAVEKKYGIDMVYMFRENAELLVEGKMVYREIPQPVQRKKFLGIF; via the coding sequence ATGATTGATATCCATTGTCATATATTGCCTGGGATAGATGACGGTGCACAAAGTGTCTATGAATCTATTAATATGGCAAGAGAAGCGGTAAGAGAAGGGATTACGACAATCATTGCTACTCCCCATAAAAATAATCAATATAACAATGAAAAACGAGATATTTTAGAAAAGGTCGCCCGTTTAAATGAAACTCTTTCTAATGAAGGAATTCCCTTAACGATATTACCTGGGCAGGAAGTACGAATTTATGGGGAAATCATTCAAGATTATCTTACAGGCGGGAGAATACTCCCATTAAATGAAACCAATTATCTTTTTGTTGAATTTCCATCTGGGAGTGTCCCACGTTATGCAGAACGGTTATTTTATGAACTGCAAACAGAAGGGCTGATTCCGATCATTGTCCATCCCGAGAGGAATCAGGCAATTATTGAAAATCCAGATCTGCTTTACAAGTTTATAAATAATGGAGCATTATCGCAGGTTACTGCAGGAAGTCTGACAGGCTATTTTGGAAAGAAAATCAAGAAGTTCTCCGAGCAGTTGATTGAGGCGGATTTGATCCATTTTATTGCATCTGATGCTCATAATGTTCGTAATCGTACGTTTAAAATGTCTGATGCCATGGATGCGGTTGAGAAAAAATATGGAATCGACATGGTTTACATGTTCCGAGAAAATGCTGAACTGCTAGTAGAGGGGAAAATGGTGTATAGGGAAATTCCCCAGCCTGTGCAAAGGAAGAAGTTTTTGGGGATATTTTAA
- a CDS encoding CpsD/CapB family tyrosine-protein kinase → MALKKQSKKTELKRSLITHQNPKSPISEQYRTIRTNIQFSSVDREIKTVVVTSSGPGEGKSTTIANLAVVFAQQGKKVLLIDSDLRKPTVHYTFNCTNTFGLTNVLTKQSKLQDVIKESMEDNLFILTSGPVPPNPAELLGSKAMGQLIEEVEGKFDIIFFDSPPLLAVTDAQILASKCDGTILVVSSGKTETDQVVKAKELLHAANSHILGVVLNSKKMDSSNYYYYGRS, encoded by the coding sequence TTGGCTCTTAAAAAACAATCAAAAAAGACGGAGTTAAAACGGAGTTTGATTACGCATCAAAATCCAAAGTCACCGATTTCGGAGCAGTATCGAACAATTCGGACGAACATCCAATTTTCAAGTGTCGATAGAGAAATCAAAACCGTTGTTGTGACTTCTTCAGGTCCTGGAGAAGGAAAGTCAACAACGATTGCCAACTTAGCGGTTGTATTTGCACAACAAGGGAAAAAGGTTCTGCTGATCGACTCTGATTTAAGGAAGCCAACCGTCCACTATACGTTTAATTGCACTAATACATTTGGTTTAACCAATGTGTTAACGAAACAGTCCAAATTACAAGATGTCATCAAAGAATCGATGGAGGACAATTTATTTATTTTAACTAGTGGGCCAGTCCCGCCAAACCCTGCCGAATTACTTGGCTCAAAAGCGATGGGACAGTTAATAGAAGAGGTGGAAGGGAAGTTTGATATAATCTTTTTTGATTCTCCGCCACTTTTAGCCGTAACGGATGCACAAATTTTGGCAAGTAAATGTGATGGAACGATTTTAGTTGTAAGCAGCGGTAAAACGGAAACGGACCAAGTGGTGAAAGCAAAGGAATTGTTGCACGCGGCTAATAGTCATATTTTAGGTGTTGTCTTAAATAGCAAGAAAATGGATAGTTCAAATTACTACTATTATGGTAGAAGTTAA
- a CDS encoding Wzz/FepE/Etk N-terminal domain-containing protein has product MEETISLKELFQTLKKRLSLIVVITALAVIVSGVISYFFLTPIYQASTQLLVNQVKNEQVEYNTSTVQTNLQLINTYNVIIKSPAILDKVAEQLGNGLTASQLNEKITVASAQDSQVVNLTVQDSDPQMAANIANTTAEVFQKEIVNLMNIDNVKILAKANVGENPSPIKPQPLLNIAIALVVGLMAGVGLAFLLEYLDNTIKNEQDIERILELPVLGSIPQIDSKTELKSVKGKHATVRGETVGS; this is encoded by the coding sequence ATGGAAGAAACGATTAGTCTGAAAGAGCTTTTCCAGACGTTAAAAAAACGGTTAAGTTTAATTGTCGTCATCACAGCATTAGCAGTGATTGTCAGTGGAGTCATTAGTTACTTTTTTCTAACCCCGATTTATCAAGCTTCTACGCAACTATTAGTCAATCAAGTCAAAAATGAACAGGTCGAATATAATACAAGTACGGTTCAAACGAACTTGCAATTGATTAATACTTACAACGTTATTATTAAAAGTCCAGCGATCTTAGATAAAGTGGCAGAACAATTAGGGAATGGTTTAACAGCGTCACAATTGAATGAGAAAATTACCGTTGCTAGTGCACAAGATTCACAGGTTGTAAATCTAACGGTTCAAGATTCGGATCCACAAATGGCCGCAAATATAGCGAACACAACAGCGGAAGTTTTCCAAAAGGAAATTGTGAACTTAATGAATATTGATAACGTCAAAATTTTAGCGAAGGCAAATGTTGGAGAAAATCCATCTCCTATTAAGCCACAGCCGTTATTAAACATTGCGATTGCTCTAGTTGTGGGATTAATGGCTGGCGTGGGCTTAGCATTCCTATTAGAATATCTTGATAATACGATCAAAAATGAACAAGATATTGAAAGAATCCTAGAATTGCCTGTTCTTGGATCAATTCCTCAGATTGATAGTAAGACAGAACTTAAGAGCGTGAAGGGGAAGCATGCAACGGTAAGGGGTGAGACAGTTGGCTCTTAA
- a CDS encoding SGNH/GDSL hydrolase family protein: MKQIIAVLSIIATIVILVLGQMHWNSKTTVSVASEGVADGGKNTEIDSLLAHTTQWPADSVKKFQEKAQAGEPFHIAFLGSNALREGTDTWPELVKTALNETYGKHVTVSIFSYNLTSTVYVNEEKVEEIVAVEPDMVIFEPFTLKDNGEVVSEDSLENTAHVLAVINESLPETTVILQPPHPIYNAFHYPRQVEALAGFAADNGIPYLNHWEAWPDPKTEEIKSYLTEDASQPSTQGHEVWAQYLIDYLVKRGDGSHVSLK, from the coding sequence ATGAAGCAGATCATTGCCGTACTTTCAATCATTGCCACGATTGTTATTTTAGTTCTTGGCCAAATGCACTGGAATAGTAAAACGACGGTGTCTGTTGCTAGTGAAGGTGTAGCTGACGGGGGAAAGAACACGGAGATTGATTCATTGTTAGCCCACACGACTCAGTGGCCTGCAGACAGTGTGAAAAAGTTTCAAGAAAAGGCTCAAGCTGGGGAACCGTTTCACATTGCCTTTTTAGGATCTAACGCCTTAAGAGAAGGCACAGACACCTGGCCAGAACTTGTCAAGACAGCCTTAAATGAAACATATGGTAAACATGTAACCGTATCTATCTTTTCTTATAATTTAACTTCAACCGTTTATGTGAACGAGGAGAAAGTAGAAGAAATCGTGGCTGTGGAGCCTGATATGGTCATTTTTGAGCCATTTACATTAAAAGATAACGGGGAGGTCGTTTCTGAAGATTCTTTAGAAAATACCGCTCATGTACTAGCCGTTATTAACGAGAGCCTGCCAGAAACAACCGTCATCCTGCAGCCACCGCATCCTATATACAATGCCTTCCATTACCCAAGACAAGTGGAAGCACTTGCTGGATTTGCTGCTGATAACGGAATCCCGTACTTAAACCACTGGGAAGCTTGGCCAGATCCTAAAACAGAGGAAATCAAATCCTACCTCACCGAAGACGCCTCCCAACCATCCACACAAGGACATGAAGTCTGGGCGCAGTATTTAATTGATTACCTAGTGAAACGTGGGGACGGTTCTCACGTTTCACTTAAATAA